One region of Bacterioplanoides sp. SCSIO 12839 genomic DNA includes:
- a CDS encoding lytic transglycosylase domain-containing protein has product MKPKINDPVLFKSVLSVLFFTLFSISSPSLAQSGEKPVIDNELRSALLNAVNDATSFEDQFAAQVWLVDMSGRLKRYMKDDKTRLDFLRMVHQEATRADLSPELVMALIHVESAFQRFAISVVGARGYMQIMPFWKKEIGRADDNLMDTRTNLRYGCTILKHYLKREKGDWTRALARYNGSLGRTKYPEKVMTFWEKYWFIDHSG; this is encoded by the coding sequence ATGAAACCGAAGATTAACGATCCTGTTCTTTTTAAATCGGTTTTATCGGTGCTTTTTTTTACTCTCTTCTCTATAAGTTCACCATCGCTCGCTCAATCAGGCGAGAAACCTGTCATTGATAACGAGCTGCGCAGCGCCCTGCTAAATGCCGTTAACGATGCCACCTCGTTTGAAGATCAGTTTGCCGCTCAGGTTTGGCTAGTTGATATGTCGGGCCGTTTAAAGCGTTATATGAAAGACGATAAAACGCGTCTGGATTTTTTACGCATGGTGCATCAAGAAGCCACGCGTGCGGACTTATCACCTGAGCTGGTGATGGCATTAATTCATGTAGAAAGTGCTTTTCAACGATTTGCTATTTCAGTAGTTGGTGCCCGAGGTTACATGCAGATCATGCCATTCTGGAAAAAAGAAATTGGCCGTGCCGATGACAATCTTATGGATACCCGCACAAACCTGCGTTATGGATGCACCATTCTCAAGCACTATTTAAAGCGCGAAAAAGGGGATTGGACCCGAGCACTGGCTCGCTACAACGGTAGCCTGGGACGCACGAAATACCCGGAAAAAGTGATGACCTTCTGGGAAAAATACTGGTTTATTGATCATAGTGGCTAG
- a CDS encoding alpha/beta hydrolase yields MTEKTVAIHHADIQLEALLHQNSTQQQHNAGLLMCHPHPLFDGTMHNKVVTTATRTAARLGMSTLRFNFRGVGDSNGEHDHGKGEVQDVLAALSYAREELGWQTIFLGGFSFGAGMACLAACEKPEWLSGLFLVAPAVHHFDAPNTLPYEFETHVYMGDADEVVPFEEVDDWVARVVPQPHWEVFSDGGHFFHGRLTDFQKSLKHDIEALL; encoded by the coding sequence ATGACAGAAAAAACCGTGGCGATTCATCATGCAGACATTCAACTAGAAGCTCTCTTGCATCAAAACAGCACACAGCAACAACACAATGCAGGTCTGCTGATGTGCCATCCTCATCCTCTATTCGATGGCACCATGCACAACAAGGTTGTAACGACGGCAACCCGAACAGCGGCGCGCCTTGGAATGTCGACACTACGCTTCAACTTTCGTGGCGTCGGTGACAGTAATGGTGAGCATGACCACGGCAAAGGGGAAGTACAGGACGTATTAGCCGCCTTATCTTACGCCAGAGAAGAATTAGGCTGGCAAACCATTTTTCTCGGTGGCTTCTCATTTGGCGCAGGTATGGCTTGCCTGGCGGCATGTGAAAAGCCCGAGTGGTTGTCAGGTCTGTTTCTCGTAGCACCCGCCGTACACCACTTTGACGCACCAAACACCCTGCCTTATGAGTTCGAAACCCACGTATACATGGGTGATGCCGATGAAGTGGTACCTTTTGAGGAAGTGGATGATTGGGTTGCCCGAGTTGTACCTCAGCCTCACTGGGAAGTATTTTCGGATGGTGGACATTTCTTTCACGGACGTTTGACCGACTTCCAAAAGTCACTGAAACACGATATTGAAGCCCTGCTGTAA
- the cysD gene encoding sulfate adenylyltransferase subunit CysD — protein sequence MTDYNLTHLKQLEAESIHIIREVAAEFDNPVMLYSVGKDSAVMLHLARKAFYPGKPPFPLMHVDTTWKFKEMIEFRDKMAKEIGMELLVHTNPEGLAAGVGPFTHGSSKHTDIMKTQALKQALDKWGFDAAFGGARRDEEKSRAKERVYSFRDENHRWDPKNQRPELWNIYNGKVNKGESIRVFPLSNWTELDIWQYIYLENIDIPGLYLAEERPVVERDGMLIMVDDERMPLEEGEVPENKMVRFRTLGCYPLTGAVESTANTLPEIIQEMLLTTTSERQGRAIDHDSSASMEKKKQEGYF from the coding sequence ATGACTGATTATAACCTGACGCATTTAAAGCAGCTGGAAGCGGAGAGTATTCATATTATCCGTGAAGTCGCTGCTGAGTTTGATAATCCAGTAATGCTGTATTCTGTCGGTAAAGATTCCGCAGTGATGCTGCACCTGGCCCGCAAGGCTTTTTATCCGGGTAAACCACCATTTCCTCTGATGCACGTTGATACCACGTGGAAGTTTAAGGAAATGATTGAATTCCGCGACAAAATGGCCAAAGAAATTGGTATGGAGCTGCTGGTTCATACCAACCCTGAAGGTTTGGCGGCTGGCGTTGGCCCGTTTACTCATGGCTCTTCCAAGCACACCGATATCATGAAAACCCAGGCGCTGAAACAAGCGTTAGATAAGTGGGGTTTTGATGCCGCGTTTGGTGGTGCACGTCGTGATGAAGAAAAATCCCGTGCCAAGGAGCGTGTGTATTCTTTCCGTGACGAAAATCACCGTTGGGACCCAAAAAACCAGCGTCCTGAGCTGTGGAATATCTACAACGGCAAAGTAAACAAAGGCGAATCCATTCGAGTATTCCCTCTATCTAACTGGACAGAACTGGATATCTGGCAGTACATCTATCTGGAAAACATTGATATTCCGGGTCTGTATCTGGCAGAAGAACGTCCTGTGGTTGAGCGTGATGGCATGCTGATCATGGTTGATGACGAGCGTATGCCGTTAGAAGAAGGCGAAGTGCCTGAGAATAAGATGGTGCGTTTCCGTACCCTGGGTTGTTATCCATTAACTGGCGCGGTGGAATCCACAGCAAACACCTTACCTGAAATTATTCAGGAAATGTTGCTGACCACTACGTCGGAGCGTCAGGGCCGTGCGATTGACCACGACTCGTCGGCATCTATGGAGAAGAAAAAACAAGAGGGGTACTTCTGA
- a CDS encoding zinc ribbon domain-containing protein: protein MPLVSCPECSNQVSDAAVSCPSCGHPLQQIPQTQQAPQIQSAPQPEKRELFKTKKDNFVLDEIAAVSSVKTRNWVYLVIGLPAIIATILAWMNQGGAIAVAVTVVALIILAFIHVDEGRIASTGAVTEVEEDMDEISQRYHQALKTIELVTYQGRNTFVDMQFSVNPERIAEFSKTSSYGYLVMVGLGILTAVAGQQMQIPFLYGAAVAIILLGVLSRKASLEIRGVGGAKMELYTKAGDIKQVIAELTKAIEK from the coding sequence ATGCCCTTAGTTTCCTGCCCGGAATGCAGTAATCAGGTTTCTGACGCTGCTGTTTCTTGTCCTTCTTGTGGACACCCGCTGCAACAAATACCTCAAACGCAGCAAGCGCCCCAAATACAATCAGCTCCTCAGCCTGAAAAAAGAGAGTTGTTTAAAACCAAGAAAGATAATTTTGTACTGGATGAGATTGCTGCCGTATCTTCAGTGAAAACACGCAACTGGGTCTATCTGGTTATTGGCTTGCCTGCCATCATTGCAACGATTCTCGCGTGGATGAATCAGGGTGGGGCGATTGCCGTTGCGGTAACGGTGGTGGCGCTGATTATTCTGGCCTTTATTCATGTTGATGAAGGGCGGATTGCAAGCACGGGCGCAGTGACTGAAGTTGAAGAAGACATGGATGAAATCAGTCAGCGTTATCATCAGGCCCTAAAAACGATAGAACTGGTTACCTATCAAGGGCGTAACACTTTTGTTGATATGCAGTTTTCAGTAAATCCGGAGCGAATTGCTGAGTTCAGCAAGACGTCGTCTTACGGTTATCTGGTGATGGTTGGTTTGGGGATTTTAACAGCAGTTGCCGGACAGCAAATGCAGATTCCTTTTTTATATGGTGCTGCCGTCGCAATTATCTTGTTAGGGGTTTTATCCCGTAAAGCCTCATTAGAAATTCGCGGGGTAGGTGGTGCAAAAATGGAACTGTACACCAAGGCTGGCGATATTAAACAGGTGATTGCTGAGTTAACAAAAGCGATTGAAAAATAG
- a CDS encoding rhomboid family intramembrane serine protease produces the protein MTPRKIFNFKQTLSKQFRFVLIIAAVLLSIELLNLLTLRSLNVLALIPREITRLPLIITAPLLHKDTWHFASNIIPFTILSFLAMQYGKKTYLTVLLSSTLATGFGVWLFARGIPHMGLNGLVYALFGFLLVSGIRTRQIKHLAISLITLLGWGGLVFGLLPINAYISWESNIFGVLSGIACAMILQQIPIKNVTVEM, from the coding sequence ATGACTCCTCGTAAGATATTTAACTTCAAACAAACACTTAGCAAACAGTTTCGTTTTGTCTTAATCATTGCAGCCGTTTTACTAAGTATTGAATTATTAAACCTGCTGACGTTACGCAGCTTGAATGTGCTGGCACTGATTCCTCGGGAAATAACACGACTGCCGTTGATTATAACAGCCCCCCTACTTCATAAAGACACTTGGCATTTTGCCTCGAATATTATTCCGTTTACGATTCTGTCTTTTCTGGCAATGCAATACGGTAAAAAAACCTATCTGACTGTACTGCTGAGCAGCACCCTTGCAACCGGCTTTGGTGTTTGGCTGTTTGCCCGGGGCATCCCACATATGGGTCTTAACGGTTTAGTTTATGCGTTGTTTGGCTTTTTATTGGTCAGCGGCATTCGTACTCGCCAGATCAAACACCTGGCAATCTCACTGATTACCTTATTAGGCTGGGGCGGACTGGTATTTGGTTTGTTACCGATTAATGCCTACATTTCATGGGAGAGTAACATTTTCGGTGTGTTAAGCGGCATTGCCTGCGCCATGATATTGCAGCAAATACCGATTAAAAATGTGACAGTAGAGATGTAA
- the zapE gene encoding cell division protein ZapE produces MSTPWELYQEDLKRDDFSYDAAQEMAVKHLQRLYDDLVADYEANRNKGFMSKLFTKKKQKEPIKGLYFWGGVGRGKTYLVDTFYDALPFERKMRTHFHRFMQRVHGDLTKLTGAKNPLETVADQIAEEAVVICFDEFFVSDIGDAMILGGLMQELFARGVTLVSTSNIVPDGLYKDGLQRDRFIPAIKLLNKYTEVVNVDSGVDYRLRTLEQAELYHFPLDDSAEASLQKSFDSLIPDPKHVEKNVNVEILGRNIPAKAVCDDVAWFEFEGLCDGPRSQNDYIELGKLFHAILISNVPVMGTKNDDLARRYINLIDEFYDRGVKVIMSADAPIHEIYGTGKLEFEFQRTTSRMLEMQSHDYLAREHKAD; encoded by the coding sequence GTGTCTACCCCTTGGGAACTCTATCAAGAAGACTTAAAACGTGATGACTTCTCTTACGATGCGGCACAGGAAATGGCCGTTAAACATCTGCAACGCCTGTACGATGATTTAGTCGCCGACTATGAAGCCAACAGAAACAAAGGCTTTATGTCGAAGCTGTTTACCAAAAAGAAGCAGAAAGAGCCCATCAAAGGCCTGTACTTCTGGGGTGGCGTTGGCCGCGGTAAAACCTATCTGGTGGATACTTTTTACGACGCACTGCCGTTTGAACGTAAAATGCGCACTCACTTCCACCGCTTTATGCAGCGTGTTCATGGTGATTTAACCAAACTTACCGGCGCTAAAAACCCACTGGAAACCGTTGCCGATCAGATTGCTGAAGAAGCGGTTGTGATCTGTTTTGACGAATTCTTTGTTTCTGATATCGGTGACGCCATGATTCTTGGTGGCCTGATGCAGGAATTATTCGCTCGTGGCGTCACGCTGGTCTCCACCTCCAATATCGTACCGGATGGTTTGTATAAAGATGGCTTACAGCGTGATCGTTTTATTCCGGCAATCAAACTGCTGAATAAATACACCGAAGTGGTTAACGTCGATAGTGGCGTGGATTACCGTTTACGGACACTGGAGCAAGCCGAACTGTATCACTTCCCGCTGGACGATAGTGCAGAAGCATCGCTGCAAAAAAGTTTCGACAGCCTGATACCTGACCCTAAACACGTTGAGAAAAACGTTAACGTTGAAATCCTAGGTCGAAATATCCCAGCCAAAGCTGTTTGCGACGACGTAGCCTGGTTTGAATTTGAAGGCTTGTGTGATGGACCCCGATCGCAGAACGATTACATCGAACTGGGCAAACTGTTCCACGCCATTCTGATTTCTAATGTGCCAGTGATGGGAACCAAAAATGACGACCTGGCTCGTCGTTATATCAACCTGATTGACGAATTCTACGACCGTGGCGTTAAAGTGATTATGTCGGCCGATGCACCGATTCATGAAATTTACGGCACCGGAAAATTAGAATTTGAGTTCCAACGTACAACCTCTCGTATGCTGGAAATGCAGTCACACGATTATTTAGCGCGCGAGCATAAGGCGGATTAA
- the cysN gene encoding sulfate adenylyltransferase subunit CysN, which yields MSHQSNLIAEDILGYLKQHENKELLRFLTCGNVDDGKSTLIGRLLYDSKMIFEDQLAAIENDSAKSGTQGDQIDLALLVDGLAAEREQGITIDVAYRYFSTEKRKFIIADTPGHEQYTRNMATGASTCDLAIILIDARYGVQTQTKRHSYIASLLGIKHVVVAVNKMDLLDFSEERFEEIKADYLKFAENLNLSDIKCVPISALDGDNIVNRTERSNWYTDKTLMEILETAEISADKNVDNFRFPVQYVNRPNLDFRGFCGTVASGVVRKGDSVMALPSRKTSTVASIVTYEGEHEEAFIDQAVTITLEDEIDVSRGDMLVNIDDVPVVTSKINADIVWMAEDALVPGKAYDIKFASQMSQGAVSKVHHRVDVNTMEQHDADQINLNEIGLCEVTLTKPVAFDAYQKNRATGAFIVIDRLTNVTVGAGMIVGEAQDGNGDASPLTAEEKAARFGQKPAVVAINSVDAENVALQLDRRLFEMGRVSAIANAENAELLKAAGLVALVAGGADGADISLAADQESLDSLIADLQEKGII from the coding sequence ATGTCACACCAATCTAACCTGATTGCAGAAGATATCCTGGGTTATCTGAAGCAACACGAAAACAAAGAACTGCTGCGTTTCCTGACTTGCGGTAACGTTGATGACGGTAAATCCACACTGATTGGACGCCTGTTATACGATTCCAAGATGATCTTTGAAGATCAGCTGGCGGCGATTGAAAATGATTCTGCCAAGTCCGGTACTCAGGGTGATCAGATTGACCTGGCATTGCTGGTAGATGGCCTGGCTGCTGAACGTGAGCAGGGTATTACCATTGACGTGGCTTACCGTTATTTCTCTACCGAGAAGCGTAAGTTCATCATTGCTGACACCCCAGGGCACGAACAGTACACACGCAACATGGCGACGGGTGCCTCAACCTGTGACCTGGCGATCATCCTGATTGATGCCCGTTACGGCGTTCAGACTCAAACCAAACGTCACTCGTACATCGCTTCTCTGCTGGGTATTAAGCACGTTGTGGTTGCGGTGAACAAAATGGATCTGCTGGACTTCTCCGAAGAGCGCTTCGAAGAAATCAAAGCCGATTACCTTAAGTTTGCTGAAAACCTGAATCTGAGCGACATCAAGTGTGTGCCGATTTCTGCCCTCGACGGTGACAACATTGTTAACCGTACCGAGCGTTCTAACTGGTACACCGATAAAACGCTGATGGAAATCCTGGAAACCGCTGAAATTTCGGCCGATAAAAACGTCGATAACTTCCGCTTCCCGGTTCAGTACGTGAATCGTCCAAACCTGGACTTCCGTGGTTTCTGTGGCACCGTAGCGTCGGGTGTTGTTCGTAAGGGCGATAGCGTGATGGCGCTGCCTTCGCGTAAAACCAGCACGGTTGCCTCGATCGTGACCTATGAAGGCGAGCACGAAGAAGCTTTTATCGACCAGGCCGTTACGATCACGCTGGAAGACGAAATTGACGTTTCTCGTGGTGATATGCTGGTTAATATCGACGACGTGCCGGTTGTAACCAGTAAGATCAATGCAGACATCGTATGGATGGCAGAAGACGCATTGGTACCGGGTAAGGCGTACGATATTAAGTTTGCGTCACAAATGTCTCAGGGTGCGGTTTCTAAAGTTCACCACCGTGTGGATGTGAACACCATGGAACAGCACGATGCTGACCAGATTAACCTGAATGAAATTGGCCTGTGTGAAGTGACTTTAACCAAGCCGGTTGCGTTTGATGCCTACCAGAAGAACCGTGCAACCGGTGCTTTTATTGTCATTGATCGCTTAACCAACGTGACCGTTGGTGCGGGTATGATTGTTGGCGAAGCTCAGGATGGCAACGGTGATGCCAGCCCATTAACGGCAGAAGAAAAAGCCGCACGCTTTGGCCAAAAGCCAGCCGTGGTTGCTATTAATTCTGTTGATGCTGAAAACGTTGCACTGCAACTGGATCGTCGCCTGTTTGAAATGGGTCGTGTATCCGCTATCGCAAACGCTGAAAATGCTGAGCTGCTGAAAGCGGCTGGTTTGGTAGCTCTGGTTGCCGGTGGTGCTGATGGTGCTGATATCAGCCTGGCGGCGGATCAAGAATCACTGGATAGTTTGATTGCTGATCTGCAGGAGAAAGGAATTATTTAA
- the scpB gene encoding SMC-Scp complex subunit ScpB → MSRPALKNILEAALMAAGGPLSLERMQTLFDHHEQPKSTELKQALTEIKHDLLGRGIELIEVASGYRLQVRSEVAPWVGRLWDERPQRYSRALLETLALIAYRQPITRGDIEDVRGVVVSSQMMKTLIERDWVRIVGYRDVPGRPAMYATTKEFLDYFGLKSLEDLPSLMEIRELEDTNRKLEFGDDAEARKETPKEYDFVSDEDVEERGASVLDATEEDLAKAAALVERVEANVFARPDDEDEAASEKPRDIGELLERLENVEKDRDLSDLVAQQEDLMAQQDAAISELPVPETTLPEAVVLEATEPEAVADTPKTLEDAQRARLLAEQQAIKDRIMQEIAAEQAAASADAEPEVLEPEVVESEIVEPEVVESDDHADMDAAEEQAERELLEELQLEQERLEQEKAEQERLEAEAEELLIQQEIEAEKALLAEEQAEKQAQENELSDDDSDSSSPSGPSLFG, encoded by the coding sequence ATGAGCAGGCCCGCATTAAAAAATATTCTTGAAGCTGCGTTGATGGCTGCCGGTGGGCCGCTGTCGCTGGAACGTATGCAGACCTTGTTTGATCATCACGAACAACCCAAAAGCACCGAGCTGAAACAAGCCCTGACCGAGATCAAACACGACCTGTTAGGCCGTGGTATTGAATTGATCGAAGTCGCCAGTGGCTATCGTTTGCAAGTGCGTAGCGAAGTAGCCCCCTGGGTTGGCCGCTTGTGGGATGAACGCCCCCAACGCTATTCCCGCGCCTTACTGGAAACACTGGCACTGATTGCTTATCGCCAACCCATTACCCGGGGCGATATTGAAGATGTGCGTGGTGTTGTCGTGAGTTCACAAATGATGAAAACCCTGATCGAACGCGACTGGGTACGTATTGTTGGCTATCGCGATGTACCGGGCCGCCCGGCAATGTACGCCACCACCAAAGAATTCCTCGATTATTTTGGTTTAAAAAGTCTGGAAGACTTGCCAAGCCTGATGGAAATCCGCGAGCTGGAAGACACCAATCGTAAGCTGGAATTTGGTGACGATGCTGAAGCCCGCAAAGAAACACCAAAAGAATACGACTTCGTTTCGGATGAAGATGTTGAAGAGCGTGGTGCCAGTGTGCTGGATGCTACCGAAGAAGATCTGGCAAAAGCGGCAGCGCTTGTTGAACGTGTTGAAGCCAATGTTTTTGCCCGCCCGGACGATGAGGATGAAGCAGCCTCCGAAAAACCACGTGATATTGGTGAGTTACTGGAGCGTTTAGAAAACGTCGAAAAAGATCGGGATTTATCCGATTTAGTTGCGCAGCAAGAAGACTTAATGGCGCAGCAAGATGCCGCGATATCAGAGTTACCTGTCCCCGAAACGACTTTACCTGAAGCTGTGGTGTTAGAAGCTACTGAGCCAGAAGCGGTAGCTGACACGCCTAAGACGCTGGAAGATGCTCAGCGTGCACGTTTATTAGCTGAGCAGCAGGCCATTAAAGATCGCATTATGCAGGAAATTGCCGCAGAGCAGGCGGCCGCCAGTGCGGATGCAGAGCCGGAGGTACTTGAGCCTGAGGTGGTCGAGTCTGAGATAGTTGAACCTGAAGTAGTCGAGTCTGATGATCATGCTGATATGGATGCAGCAGAAGAACAGGCCGAGCGCGAATTGCTTGAAGAGCTGCAACTGGAACAAGAGCGGCTTGAACAGGAAAAAGCCGAACAGGAGCGCTTAGAAGCCGAAGCTGAAGAGTTATTGATTCAGCAGGAAATTGAAGCTGAAAAAGCGCTTTTAGCTGAAGAACAGGCAGAAAAGCAAGCTCAGGAAAACGAATTAAGCGATGACGACTCAGACTCGTCATCGCCGTCTGGCCCTAGCCTATTTGGATAA
- a CDS encoding ScpA family protein, with amino-acid sequence MNDQSVTEADSSVADEAVADSQAGTEKRGQQEMPFALVQGEPMTQLPLDLYIPPDALEVILEQFEGPLDLLLYLIRKQNLDILEINVADIVEQYLEYIDMMKAMQLEVAGEYLVMAAMLAEIKSRMLLPRNNENGDEEEEDPRAELIRRLQEYERFKTAAENLDELPRLERDTWLPEVDAPERIQERIHPEVEMKEIMLAFAAVLRRAERFEHHEIQREQLSTRERMTDVLERLKGGSFTTFRSLFEPKEGKLGVVVTFLAILELVKESLIDIVQQDTFGTIHVKTREAISPHRQIRDEADDAAG; translated from the coding sequence ATGAATGACCAGAGCGTAACAGAGGCAGATTCGTCGGTGGCAGACGAAGCCGTTGCTGACAGCCAAGCAGGCACTGAAAAAAGAGGCCAACAGGAAATGCCGTTTGCTCTGGTGCAGGGTGAGCCCATGACTCAGCTGCCGCTCGATCTGTATATTCCACCGGATGCGTTAGAAGTCATTCTGGAGCAGTTTGAAGGGCCGCTGGATTTATTGCTGTATCTGATTCGCAAACAAAACCTCGATATTCTTGAAATCAACGTCGCGGATATTGTTGAGCAATATCTGGAATACATCGACATGATGAAAGCCATGCAGCTGGAGGTTGCCGGAGAATACCTGGTGATGGCCGCGATGCTGGCCGAAATCAAAAGTCGCATGTTATTACCGCGCAATAACGAAAACGGTGACGAGGAAGAAGAAGACCCACGAGCGGAGCTGATTCGTCGTTTGCAGGAATACGAACGCTTTAAAACGGCTGCGGAAAATCTGGATGAGTTACCGCGTCTTGAGCGTGATACCTGGCTGCCTGAGGTGGATGCACCGGAGCGGATTCAGGAGCGCATTCACCCGGAAGTGGAAATGAAAGAAATCATGCTGGCGTTTGCCGCGGTATTACGCCGTGCTGAGCGTTTTGAGCATCATGAAATTCAGCGCGAGCAATTATCGACCCGGGAGCGGATGACGGATGTGCTGGAGCGCTTAAAAGGCGGCAGCTTTACCACTTTTCGCTCTCTGTTTGAGCCAAAAGAAGGTAAACTGGGCGTTGTTGTCACGTTTCTGGCGATTCTGGAGCTGGTGAAAGAATCCCTGATTGATATCGTGCAGCAGGATACGTTTGGCACCATTCATGTAAAAACCCGGGAAGCCATCAGTCCACACCGCCAGATCCGGGATGAAGCAGACGACGCTGCTGGTTGA
- a CDS encoding sulfite exporter TauE/SafE family protein, protein MLIELLLGIIALITSAIAGVIGFGGGMLLIAIMPMFLPASIIIPVHGLTQLASNASRMVFSLGYVRWEFLPRFLVGSVIGMVLVGYVLINVPMDYVPAAIGLYLLLNLWSKSFSRFISRFENYYLIGFLQTGLGLVVGATGPLSLSVLTKQLSSKDEIIATSSLFMSISHLAKIPVYGVLAFNILDEIGLLTFMVVGSVLGSFIGTKLRLKANNDKLIQSIKILLTLLALKMIVAVVFSTY, encoded by the coding sequence GTGTTAATTGAGTTATTGCTTGGCATTATAGCCTTAATCACTTCTGCCATTGCCGGTGTGATTGGTTTTGGTGGAGGCATGCTGTTAATCGCCATTATGCCGATGTTCTTGCCTGCCAGTATCATTATTCCGGTGCATGGATTAACTCAGCTTGCCAGTAATGCATCACGTATGGTGTTTTCACTAGGTTATGTTCGCTGGGAGTTTTTACCCCGCTTTTTAGTGGGCTCAGTGATCGGTATGGTGCTGGTTGGCTATGTGTTAATTAACGTGCCGATGGATTATGTGCCCGCCGCAATTGGCCTGTATTTATTACTGAATTTATGGAGTAAATCGTTTTCACGATTTATCAGTCGCTTTGAAAACTATTACCTGATTGGTTTTTTACAAACGGGGCTTGGCTTGGTGGTGGGTGCTACCGGGCCCTTGTCATTATCTGTGTTAACCAAGCAGCTGAGTTCAAAAGACGAAATTATCGCCACCAGTTCATTGTTTATGAGTATCAGCCATCTGGCAAAAATTCCGGTTTATGGTGTGCTGGCGTTTAATATTCTGGATGAAATCGGGCTGTTAACCTTTATGGTTGTAGGCTCAGTGCTGGGTTCTTTTATTGGCACCAAGCTGCGCTTGAAAGCCAATAACGATAAGTTAATTCAGAGTATTAAAATATTGTTGACGCTATTAGCGTTGAAGATGATTGTTGCTGTTGTGTTTAGCACCTATTAA
- the rluB gene encoding 23S rRNA pseudouridine(2605) synthase RluB yields MRERVQKLLALAGVASRREAERLIAEGRVTVNGDKVKLGDRAHRLDDVRVNGRPVKLEEAGRTRRVLAYNKPVGEVCSRNDPDGRPTVFDHLPKTKNERWINVGRLDINTSGLLLFTTDGDLANKLMHPSSEVDREYAVRVRGDVDEAMIARLKEGVMLEDGPARFTDVQFFDGEGANKWYHVVVMEGRNREVRRLWESQGVEVSRLKRVRYGCIFMPANIPVGTWVELKQREVNDLADLVGLERKRTKRLIGKEKEQFVRQQKRQKVRQSAEKRKPKQ; encoded by the coding sequence ATGAGAGAACGAGTACAAAAATTATTAGCCCTGGCAGGTGTTGCCTCACGTCGTGAAGCCGAGCGTTTAATTGCCGAAGGCCGGGTTACCGTAAACGGCGATAAAGTGAAATTGGGCGACCGTGCACATCGTTTGGATGATGTGCGTGTGAATGGCCGTCCGGTTAAGCTCGAAGAAGCGGGTCGTACCCGTCGTGTGCTGGCTTATAACAAACCCGTGGGGGAAGTGTGCTCACGCAATGATCCGGATGGTCGTCCAACCGTATTTGATCATTTGCCGAAAACCAAAAACGAGCGCTGGATTAATGTTGGTCGTCTGGATATTAATACCAGCGGTTTATTGTTGTTTACCACCGATGGCGATTTGGCCAACAAATTAATGCATCCGTCTTCGGAAGTGGACCGTGAATACGCCGTGCGTGTGCGTGGTGACGTAGATGAAGCCATGATTGCTCGGCTTAAAGAAGGTGTGATGCTGGAAGATGGCCCGGCCCGTTTTACCGATGTTCAGTTCTTCGATGGTGAAGGCGCTAACAAATGGTATCACGTGGTGGTGATGGAAGGCCGTAACCGCGAAGTGCGTCGTTTATGGGAAAGCCAGGGGGTGGAAGTCAGCCGCTTAAAACGCGTGCGTTATGGCTGTATTTTTATGCCTGCGAATATTCCGGTTGGCACCTGGGTAGAATTAAAGCAGCGCGAAGTAAATGACCTTGCTGATCTGGTTGGTCTGGAGCGTAAGCGCACCAAGCGCTTAATTGGTAAAGAAAAAGAACAGTTTGTGCGTCAGCAAAAACGTCAGAAGGTGCGTCAATCGGCCGAGAAGCGAAAACCTAAGCAGTAA